The nucleotide window GGCAGGTTGTAACGATGGCGAGTTTTTCCGGCACTCCTGGCAACGATACCTGGACCGGCACCAGCACTGCCGACACCGTCAACGCCGGTGTGGGCAATGACACGATCAGCACCGGCGGCGGCAATGACACGGTGTTCGCCGGCCCCGAGGCGCCCGCCACGGCCACCCTGCTGGACCTGAACTGGACGCAGGCGGGCGGCGACGGCACCTCGCTGGCCGGCGGCTTCACCCAGGATACCGGCGGCATCGACGTGACCGTCCGCTACACCAATGACGGCCGCGGCACCGGCTTTGAGGTCGAGACCGGCGAGACCCAGTACAAGGCGGCTTCCGAAACCTTCTCGACCACCTCCTCGGCACGGATTGACGGGACCGGCAACGGCGACACCGCAACCGTGACGATGGACTTCGCCGCCTCGGCCGGCAGCCTCTATTCCGGCAGCGTCCAGAATGTGGCCTTCCGCATCAACGATATCGATTCCGGCGTGCGGGCCTGGCGCGACGTCGTCACGGTCAAAGCCTATGACGCGGCAGGCAATCCCGTGGCCGTCAGCTTCACGGCAGCCGGGAATGACAGCATCTCGGGCAGCACCATCACTGCCGGCGACACCAGCGATACGGCCGGCAGCGCGGCAGGCTCGGTGCTGGTCTCGGTGGCCGGGCCGGTCAGCCGGATCGAGATCGACTACAACAACAGCGGCAGCAACGGCCAGCTGATCTACCTCACCGATGTGCAGTTCCTCGCAGTTCCGGCCCCCGACGACGACAGTGTCTATGGCGGCGACGGCGATGACACGATCTATGGCGGCTACGGCAATGACCGGCTGTATGGCGAGGCTGGCAACGACAGGCTGATCGGCGGCGCGGGCGATGATATCCTAATCGGTGGCGCCGGCGACGACATCCTGGAGGGCGGGGCAGGCGCCGACGTGCTGGATGGCGGCTCGGGCATGGACTACGCCGATTACCGCGCCTCGGGCGCCGGCGTCACCATAAACCTCGCCACCGGCACCGCCTCGGGCGGCGATGCGACGGGCGACACGCTGTCGGGCATCGACGGCATCTACGGCTCGGCCCATGACGACCATCTGACCGGCTTTGACGGGCAGGGCACCAGCGCGGACGATACCTATACCAACATCTTCCACGGCGGCGCCGGCAATGACACGCTCGACGGCGCCGGGGGGGACGACATCCTCTATGGTGACGAGGGCGATGACCTGCTGATCGGCGGCAGCGGTAACGACCTGCTGGAGGGTGGCACCGGCAATGACACGCTGCAGGGGGGCAGCGGTAACGACATCCTGATCGGCGGTGCGGGCGCCGACACGATGGAGGGCGGCGACGATGCCGACATCTTCTACATCTCGGGCCCCGGCGCCGGCGCCGGCGACATCGTCCGCGGCGGCGCGGGCGGAAACGATCACGACACCCTCGACCTGACCGGATCGAAGCCCCCCGGCGGATCGAAGACCATCACCTATACCGGCATCGACAGCGACGGGAACGGCTTTGACGGCTATGTCAACTGGTTCGATGCAAACGGTGCCCCCGCCGGGACCCTGCGGTTCGAGAATATCGAGGTCATCGTGCCCTGCTTCACCCCCGGCACCCTGATCGACTCCCATCACGGGCCCGTCGCCGTGGAAACCATCCGCCCCGGCGATCTGGTGCTGACCCGCGACAATGGCTACCAGCCGGTGCACTGGACTGGCGCCCGCGCCCTGACCGCCGCCGAGCTGCAGGCAGACCGCACGCTGGCTCCGGTGCATATCGCCGCCGGTGCGCTTGGCCCCGGCCTGCCCGAACGCGCGCTGACCGTCTCGCCGCAGCACCGGATGCTGCTGACCGGGGTGCGGGCCGAACTCATGTTCGGCGAGACCGAAGTCCTGGTCGCCGCGCTGCATCTGGTCGGGCGTCCCGGCATCACCCGCGGCAAGCCGGCGCCGGTGAGCTATATCCACATCATGTGCGCGCAGCATGAGATCATCCTGGCCGAAGGCGCCTGGACCGAAAGCTTCCAGCCCGGCGCCCGCACCCTTGCCGGCATGGGCGAGCCGCAGCGGGAGGAGCTGTTCCGGCTGTTCCCCGAGCTTGCCGCGGGTGCAGATCAGGGCGGCCCCGGCTATCTCTCGGCCCGGCCCAGCCTGAAGGCGCATGAGGTGCGGGCGCTGCTGGCGGCCTAAAGTCCAGTCTTCGCCCGCCAGGCCGCCCAGTCCTCGGGCGTGTCGAGGTCGGTCAGCGCGCGCCGGCCGGGCAGCGGCACCAGCACCGCCCCCTCGCCGCGCAGCAGATCCCGGGCGCCCCCGTCGCCTTGCAACTCCGCGAGCCCCGCCAGCATCCGTGCCGGAACCAGCACCGGATGCCCCGGCGTACCTTCCACCCCCGCCGCCCGGATCACCGCGCCCGGCGCGGCCCGATGCGCCGCGATCACCGCCGCCAGGTCCTCGGCGCCGATCTCGGGCATGTCCGCCAGCATCACCAGCAGCGCCGCCCCCTGTGCCGCTGCCGCCCCGGCGCGCAGCGAGGCCGCCAGCCCCTCCGCCGCTTCCGGCACCGGCACGATGTCCACCGCCAGTCCCGCCAATGCCTGCGCGCGCAACAGCTGATCCGGCGCCAGCGTCACCAGCACCCGCAGTCCCTGCGCCACCGCCGCCAGCGCCTGCCGCCGCAGCAGCGGCATCCCCGCCACCGGCTCCAGCAGCTTGTCGCCGCCCCGCATCCGCCGCGAGCTGCCCGCCGCGCAAATAAGGATCACCAAACCAGCCAAGCGTATCTTCCCAATTCTTGCTGGCCCAAATATCCCGGGGGTCCGGGGGCTGGCCCCCGACTCTGGCAACGTCCGGGGGCTGGCCCCCGGCTGCCGGCCAGGGGCACTACCCCCGCATCCGCGCCCCGTCCGCATCCCACAGCGGCGCCGTCACCAGCCGGGCCGGGCGTCGCTCGCCCAGGATCTCGATCTCCACCGCCAGCCCGTCCTGCGCCAGCTCCGCCGGAACAAAGCCAAGCGCCACCGACAGACCCGACCCATGCGCATAGCCGCCCGAGGTGCAGAAGCCGCGCACCTCGCCCTTCACCCAGATCGGCTCATAGGCCACCACATCGGCATCCACCGCCTCGACCACGAAGGCGCAGAGCTTGCGCGCGGGCCCCGCCTGCCGTTCGGCCAGCGCCGGGCCCTTGCCGATGAACGCCTTGTCCCAGCGGATGAAGCGGGAGATGCCGGTCTCGCCGGGCAGGTAATCGGGGCTGAACTCGCGGCCCCAGCTGCCAAAGAACTTGTCGAGCCGCAGCGACATCATCGCCCGCATCCCGAAGGGGCGCAGACCCAGATCCTGCCCGGCCTCCCAGAGCGTCGTCCACAGCTGCCGCTGCACCATCGCGTCGCAATAGATCTCATAGCCCAGATCGCCGGTATAGCTGACCCGCTGCACCAGGCAATCGGCCATGCCGACCACCATCCGCCTTGCCTCCATGAAGCGGAAGGCGGTGGCGGACACATCGGCGCGGGTGACGCGGGCCAGCAGCTCGCGCGCCTTCGGCCCGGCGATCTGGAAGCCGGTCAGGCGGTCCGACACGTTTTCCACCGTGACCCCGGCATCGAGATTGGCCTCGAACCAGCGGCGGTGCTGGTCCTGCGCGCCATAGCTGCCTGTGATCTGGAACTCGGTTTCCGAAAGGCAGGTCACGGTGAAATCGCCGATGATCTTGCCCTGGGGCGACAGCATCGGCGTCAGGCTCAGCTTGCCGGGCGCCGGGATCCGGCCCGCCATGATCCGGTCCAGCCAGGCCCGCGCGCCCGCGCCCTTCACCCGGAACTTGCCGAAGTTCTGGATCTCGTTGATGCCGACCGCGCCGCGCACCGCCGCGCATTCCTGCGCCACCGCCTCCCAGGCGTTGGAGCGCTTGAACGACGGGGTCTCATAGAGCGGCTCGCCGGGCAGGGCGTGGTAATTCACCACCTCCAGACCGTATTGCTGGCCGAAGACCGCGCGCATGCCCTTGAAGATGTCATACATCGGCGTGGTGCGGAACGGGCGGGCGGCGGGCTTTTCCTCGTTCGGATAGGCGACGGAAAACCGGGTCTGATAGTTCTCGATCACCTTCGG belongs to Frigidibacter mobilis and includes:
- a CDS encoding Hint domain-containing protein, giving the protein MASFSGTPGNDTWTGTSTADTVNAGVGNDTISTGGGNDTVFAGPEAPATATLLDLNWTQAGGDGTSLAGGFTQDTGGIDVTVRYTNDGRGTGFEVETGETQYKAASETFSTTSSARIDGTGNGDTATVTMDFAASAGSLYSGSVQNVAFRINDIDSGVRAWRDVVTVKAYDAAGNPVAVSFTAAGNDSISGSTITAGDTSDTAGSAAGSVLVSVAGPVSRIEIDYNNSGSNGQLIYLTDVQFLAVPAPDDDSVYGGDGDDTIYGGYGNDRLYGEAGNDRLIGGAGDDILIGGAGDDILEGGAGADVLDGGSGMDYADYRASGAGVTINLATGTASGGDATGDTLSGIDGIYGSAHDDHLTGFDGQGTSADDTYTNIFHGGAGNDTLDGAGGDDILYGDEGDDLLIGGSGNDLLEGGTGNDTLQGGSGNDILIGGAGADTMEGGDDADIFYISGPGAGAGDIVRGGAGGNDHDTLDLTGSKPPGGSKTITYTGIDSDGNGFDGYVNWFDANGAPAGTLRFENIEVIVPCFTPGTLIDSHHGPVAVETIRPGDLVLTRDNGYQPVHWTGARALTAAELQADRTLAPVHIAAGALGPGLPERALTVSPQHRMLLTGVRAELMFGETEVLVAALHLVGRPGITRGKPAPVSYIHIMCAQHEIILAEGAWTESFQPGARTLAGMGEPQREELFRLFPELAAGADQGGPGYLSARPSLKAHEVRALLAA
- a CDS encoding GcvT family protein, with the protein product MKTHTRVLVIGGGVVGCSVLYHLTKLGWSDVMLVERSDLTSGSTWHAAGGFHTLNGDTNMAALQGYTIRLYKELEAITGMSCGLHHVGGITLADTPERFDMLKAERAKHRYMGLDTEILTPAEVAKFTDGLVNTDGILGALYDPLDGHLDPSGTTHAYARAARMGGAEIVLHNRVLETNPRPDGSWEVVTEKGTIIAEHLVNAAGLWAREVAAMAGVYLPLLPMAHQYLVTDDIPEIMSILAGGREFPHVMDPGGESYLRQEGRGLCIGFYEKPCEAWSVDGTPWGFGHELLNEAFDKIEDSVAFAYRRFPVLERAGVKRVIHGPFTFAPDGNPLIGPVPGLRNYWSACAVMAGFSQGGGMGLALAQWMIEGEVERDPRGFDVARFGGWTTPGYTVPKVIENYQTRFSVAYPNEEKPAARPFRTTPMYDIFKGMRAVFGQQYGLEVVNYHALPGEPLYETPSFKRSNAWEAVAQECAAVRGAVGINEIQNFGKFRVKGAGARAWLDRIMAGRIPAPGKLSLTPMLSPQGKIIGDFTVTCLSETEFQITGSYGAQDQHRRWFEANLDAGVTVENVSDRLTGFQIAGPKARELLARVTRADVSATAFRFMEARRMVVGMADCLVQRVSYTGDLGYEIYCDAMVQRQLWTTLWEAGQDLGLRPFGMRAMMSLRLDKFFGSWGREFSPDYLPGETGISRFIRWDKAFIGKGPALAERQAGPARKLCAFVVEAVDADVVAYEPIWVKGEVRGFCTSGGYAHGSGLSVALGFVPAELAQDGLAVEIEILGERRPARLVTAPLWDADGARMRG